In the genome of Deinococcus sp. QL22, one region contains:
- the phnE gene encoding phosphonate ABC transporter, permease protein PhnE, whose amino-acid sequence MLTNPHKRTWRKPHFIAHPALRYAFFVGVFVYFFWAISTLPFNWERIQQGLTRAQIIFSSALPPDFSRTELLIEGFVESIKIAILATVLGVLISIPVALLSARNIVPAPVRTVGRFVIVVARSFHPIIVAILFVKALGFGPLAGVLTLAVYSLGFVAKLLADAIEEIDQGQVEAIEATGAGRLKTLMYAVLPQVLPRQVGLTLYQLDSNLRASAIVGIVGGGGIGATLNSAFGRYDYDFALAILLVVIALILISEGISGRLRRNFT is encoded by the coding sequence ATGCTCACGAATCCTCACAAGCGCACCTGGCGCAAACCTCACTTCATAGCGCATCCCGCGCTGCGCTATGCCTTCTTCGTCGGCGTGTTCGTCTATTTTTTCTGGGCGATCAGCACCCTCCCTTTCAACTGGGAGCGAATCCAGCAGGGTCTCACCCGCGCGCAGATCATCTTCAGCAGTGCATTACCACCGGACTTCTCCCGAACTGAACTGCTTATCGAGGGATTCGTCGAGTCGATCAAGATCGCCATTCTGGCGACCGTGCTCGGAGTGCTGATCAGTATTCCAGTTGCCCTGCTGTCCGCGCGGAATATTGTGCCCGCCCCGGTCCGCACGGTCGGGCGCTTCGTTATCGTCGTGGCGCGCAGCTTCCACCCCATCATTGTCGCGATCCTGTTCGTGAAGGCACTGGGGTTCGGACCGCTGGCCGGCGTCCTGACACTCGCCGTCTACTCGCTGGGATTCGTCGCGAAGCTCCTCGCGGACGCCATAGAGGAAATTGACCAGGGGCAGGTGGAGGCGATTGAGGCGACTGGCGCAGGTAGGCTCAAAACCCTGATGTATGCCGTGTTACCGCAAGTCCTACCGCGGCAGGTCGGCCTCACCCTCTACCAGTTGGACAGTAACCTACGCGCTTCCGCCATCGTCGGGATCGTCGGCGGGGGCGGCATCGGTGCGACGCTTAACAGCGCATTCGGCCGTTACGACTACGACTTCGCCCTGGCCATCCTGCTAGTCGTCATCGCCCTCATCCTTATCAGTGAGGGCATCAGCGGGCGCCTGAGGAGAAACTTCACGTGA
- the phnD gene encoding phosphate/phosphite/phosphonate ABC transporter substrate-binding protein, with amino-acid sequence MSNTATVTTSTTRSLLPLLTLGLLFATTASAQGGTCPRGQLDVAYCDRDNDLVADTPTDRKKFINPSTLYFAYTPVEDPAVYGNIWKPFLQHLEKVTGKRVKFFAVQSNSAQVEAMRSGRLHIAGFSTGPTPYAVNLAGAVPFAVMGSDEGKFGYTLQVYTRKDSGINGMKDLKGKRVAHTSPTSNSGHQAPMALFPEAGIIPEKDYKVIFSGSHDNSMLGVVAGDYDAAPVASEVVERMADRKLYDPNQVKVIYESDRFPTTSYNYAHNLNPDLVKKIREAFFTFNFKGTALGKEFEGVSKFVPITYQKDWKVIRSIQKANNVKYTATELK; translated from the coding sequence ATGTCTAACACAGCAACTGTCACGACTTCGACCACGCGTTCCCTGCTGCCTCTTCTTACACTGGGCCTGCTGTTCGCGACCACCGCCAGCGCGCAGGGCGGCACGTGCCCCCGCGGGCAGCTCGACGTCGCCTACTGCGACCGCGACAACGACCTCGTCGCGGACACTCCCACCGATCGCAAGAAGTTCATTAACCCTTCCACCTTGTACTTTGCCTACACCCCGGTGGAGGACCCAGCCGTGTACGGGAACATCTGGAAGCCTTTCCTGCAGCACCTCGAAAAAGTCACTGGCAAGCGAGTCAAGTTCTTCGCGGTGCAATCGAATTCCGCGCAGGTCGAAGCGATGCGCAGCGGACGCCTGCACATCGCAGGCTTTTCCACCGGCCCCACTCCCTACGCGGTGAACCTCGCCGGTGCGGTACCCTTCGCGGTCATGGGCAGCGACGAAGGTAAATTCGGTTATACGCTCCAGGTGTACACCCGCAAAGATAGCGGCATCAACGGGATGAAGGATTTGAAAGGCAAACGGGTCGCGCACACCTCACCAACCTCTAACTCCGGTCACCAAGCGCCCATGGCCCTTTTCCCCGAGGCTGGCATCATCCCCGAAAAGGACTACAAGGTCATCTTCTCCGGCAGCCACGACAATTCCATGCTTGGCGTAGTCGCCGGCGACTACGACGCCGCCCCGGTCGCGTCGGAAGTAGTCGAGCGCATGGCCGACCGCAAGCTGTACGACCCCAACCAGGTCAAGGTCATCTACGAGTCAGACCGCTTTCCCACCACCTCCTACAACTACGCGCACAACCTGAACCCCGATCTTGTCAAGAAGATCCGCGAAGCATTCTTCACCTTCAACTTCAAGGGCACCGCACTCGGCAAGGAATTCGAAGGCGTCAGCAAGTTCGTTCCGATCACCTACCAGAAGGACTGGAAAGTCATTCGCTCCATTCAGAAGGCGAACAATGTCAAGTACACCGCCACCGAACTGAAGTAA
- a CDS encoding glycerol-3-phosphate dehydrogenase/oxidase — protein sequence MAIPLKRSSQLNALNASDQWDLIIIGGGATGLGAAVDAATRGYRTLLLEAHDFAKGTSSRSTKLVHGGVRYLAQGNIGLVREALRERGLLRRNAPHLVRDLGFVVPAYNWWAGPYYGVGLKLYDLLAGKLNLASSKQLGRDAALQRAPTLRHDGLRGGILYFDGQFDDARLAITLLRTFQNAGGTALNYLPVTGLIKTRGRVAGVLVRDAETGEEFELRARGVINATGVFVDEIRRMDEPDAAKMLSLSQGVHLVVDKRFLPGDSAVMIPRTDDGRVLFAVPWHDRVVLGTTDTSVERATMEPRPLEEEVEFILRTAARYLDPSPGRTDVLSVFAGLRPLVKAEKDQSTAALSRDHVLRVAESGLVTITGGKWTTYRKMGEDTINKSAEVAGLPPRECRTQRLHLHGWTERTGGALQAYGSDADAVLQLEGADRRLHPDLPDLEAQVRWAARFELARTVEDVLSRRTRALLLNARASLEAAPRVAELLAEELGHDPAWQAEQVVQYQQLASAYQLPGRPPEITLPEHAPANATL from the coding sequence ATGGCAATACCACTCAAACGAAGCTCACAACTCAATGCCTTGAACGCCTCGGATCAGTGGGACCTCATCATTATCGGTGGTGGGGCCACCGGGCTCGGCGCCGCCGTGGACGCCGCCACGCGCGGTTACCGCACACTGCTGCTCGAAGCGCACGATTTTGCCAAGGGCACCAGCAGCCGCAGTACCAAACTTGTGCACGGCGGTGTGCGCTACCTCGCGCAGGGTAACATCGGTCTGGTGCGCGAAGCACTCCGTGAGCGCGGGCTGCTACGCCGCAACGCGCCGCACCTGGTGCGTGACCTGGGGTTCGTCGTGCCAGCCTACAACTGGTGGGCCGGGCCATACTACGGCGTGGGCCTGAAGTTGTACGACCTGCTGGCGGGGAAACTGAACCTCGCAAGCAGCAAGCAACTGGGCCGCGACGCGGCGCTGCAGCGAGCCCCCACCCTGCGTCACGACGGTCTGCGCGGCGGCATTCTGTATTTTGACGGTCAGTTCGATGACGCCCGGCTGGCCATAACGCTGCTGCGCACCTTCCAGAACGCGGGCGGCACCGCCCTGAACTACCTGCCCGTCACAGGCCTCATAAAAACGAGAGGACGCGTCGCCGGCGTGCTCGTCCGCGACGCGGAGACCGGTGAGGAATTTGAACTGCGCGCTCGCGGGGTCATCAACGCCACCGGTGTCTTCGTGGACGAAATCCGCCGCATGGATGAACCGGACGCCGCCAAGATGCTGTCACTCAGTCAGGGCGTGCACCTGGTCGTGGACAAGCGCTTCCTGCCGGGTGACAGCGCCGTGATGATTCCCCGCACCGACGACGGCCGGGTATTGTTCGCGGTGCCGTGGCATGACCGGGTGGTTCTCGGTACGACCGACACCTCCGTGGAGCGGGCCACCATGGAGCCTCGCCCGCTGGAGGAGGAAGTTGAGTTCATCCTGCGGACGGCCGCCCGCTATCTCGACCCCTCCCCAGGCCGGACCGACGTGCTGAGCGTCTTCGCCGGCCTGCGCCCCCTTGTGAAGGCCGAGAAGGATCAGTCAACCGCCGCCCTGTCACGCGACCACGTGCTGCGGGTCGCTGAATCCGGCCTGGTGACCATCACCGGCGGCAAATGGACAACCTACCGCAAGATGGGCGAGGACACCATCAACAAGAGCGCCGAGGTGGCCGGTCTGCCCCCACGCGAGTGCCGCACCCAACGGCTCCATCTGCACGGCTGGACTGAGCGGACCGGGGGCGCCCTACAGGCATACGGCAGTGACGCCGACGCAGTCCTGCAACTCGAGGGCGCCGATCGCCGGCTTCACCCGGACCTACCGGACCTGGAGGCGCAGGTGCGCTGGGCGGCGCGCTTCGAGCTGGCCCGCACCGTCGAGGACGTACTGTCCCGCCGCACGCGCGCCCTGCTGCTGAACGCACGCGCCAGCCTGGAAGCCGCCCCGCGCGTAGCCGAGCTCCTCGCAGAAGAACTCGGCCACGACCCCGCATGGCAGGCTGAGCAGGTCGTGCAGTACCAGCAACTGGCCTCGGCGTATCAGTTGCCGGGCCGCCCACCGGAAATCACGCTGCCGGAGCACGCTCCCGCGAACGCCACACTGTGA
- the phnE gene encoding phosphonate ABC transporter, permease protein PhnE, with the protein MNKVIEAQERHYHWQLHSALQRLLTYLSYLGVGLVMYWAIRTLEVEWLWVLDAPTQIGDLLGRMTPPDVSRSPEILRAMIDTINIATLATVIAIGLSLPVAYISAQNTTPNVFALWLGRLILVSTRSVNTIIWALLFVAIFGPGPVAGILAIAFRSIGFTGKLIAEAIEEIDHNQVEAMTATGASKSKVLLFGVIPQIMPAFLSVSILRWDINIRESTVLGLVGAGGIGLLLQGAINTFAWPVVATILLAIIIVVILAEIVASWLRSKVI; encoded by the coding sequence GTGAACAAGGTCATTGAAGCGCAAGAAAGGCACTATCACTGGCAGCTTCATTCGGCGCTGCAACGCCTCCTGACGTACCTCAGCTACCTGGGAGTGGGTCTCGTGATGTACTGGGCGATCCGGACGCTGGAGGTCGAGTGGCTGTGGGTGCTGGACGCCCCCACCCAGATTGGGGATCTGCTAGGCCGTATGACGCCGCCGGATGTCAGCCGCAGCCCCGAGATCCTCCGGGCGATGATTGACACCATCAACATCGCGACGCTCGCGACCGTCATCGCCATCGGTCTGTCCCTGCCGGTCGCCTACATCTCCGCGCAGAACACCACACCGAATGTCTTCGCGCTGTGGCTAGGCCGGCTGATCCTAGTGTCCACCCGCTCGGTGAACACCATCATCTGGGCACTGCTGTTCGTTGCGATCTTCGGCCCCGGTCCCGTCGCAGGGATTCTGGCTATCGCATTCCGCTCCATCGGCTTCACGGGGAAGCTCATCGCAGAAGCCATTGAGGAAATCGACCACAACCAAGTCGAGGCGATGACCGCGACCGGCGCGTCCAAGAGCAAGGTGCTGCTGTTCGGGGTGATTCCGCAGATCATGCCAGCCTTCCTCAGCGTCTCCATCCTGCGCTGGGACATCAACATCCGCGAATCTACGGTGCTGGGGCTGGTTGGTGCGGGCGGCATCGGGCTGCTCCTGCAGGGCGCCATCAACACCTTCGCGTGGCCGGTCGTCGCAACCATCCTTCTCGCCATCATCATCGTGGTAATTCTTGCTGAGATCGTTGCGAGCTGGCTGCGCAGCAAGGTCATCTGA
- a CDS encoding glycoside hydrolase family 36 protein: protein MTTPAQRWTISADPSSLLVLTNGYQSWSESELRPLTDTPLRASLPWMIDQGQDPLFPPSGQAGVWRSHGLMALIRPDGGGWVGCALDLSRSFAHWEARIDVDRVQVSCSIEGPDVDVVWQETSDVRDTVEQLAAQLGSTMGALNPAPLRVWCSWYSYYLDVTFDIMVDNARLAREKQLPFDVFQLDDGFQADLGDWLEPNPRFGRHAKELPAELKALGFRAGIWIAPFLVGPHSKLYAAHPEWMLQNEEGYPLLFGNNWGGTYATLDTTHPDVLTWLRELAATIRSWGYNYLKIDFLYGAAFPGVRHDASASRAEAYRRGLQAIRDGFGDGFILGCGAPLTPSIGLVDAMRTGPDVAPFWDDEARRVLLGDGAAPSARNALHTVLARWYQHLWYQNDPDVMIARRERSLLSDQERGALLGMLDVAGGLRASSDPIAMLDESALELLKASLRITTPDRPASLTERSGDTVTHFTRGSFNLLGVPVQGLAPHSFSGYTSENSVPSQPVELDLRDPIHG, encoded by the coding sequence ATGACCACTCCCGCACAACGCTGGACCATTTCTGCCGATCCGTCCTCCCTCTTGGTTCTCACGAACGGGTATCAGTCGTGGAGTGAATCTGAACTCCGCCCGCTCACCGACACGCCCCTGCGTGCCAGCCTGCCGTGGATGATTGACCAGGGTCAGGATCCGCTGTTTCCTCCTTCCGGCCAGGCGGGTGTCTGGCGCAGCCACGGCCTGATGGCCCTGATCCGTCCAGACGGTGGGGGCTGGGTCGGCTGCGCCCTGGACCTATCCCGCTCCTTCGCCCACTGGGAAGCGCGAATTGACGTGGACCGGGTGCAGGTCAGTTGCTCAATCGAAGGTCCGGATGTGGACGTCGTCTGGCAGGAGACCAGTGACGTCCGCGACACCGTGGAGCAGCTCGCCGCCCAACTCGGCTCGACCATGGGGGCGCTCAATCCTGCCCCTCTCCGGGTATGGTGCAGCTGGTACAGCTATTACCTGGACGTCACTTTCGACATCATGGTGGACAATGCGCGTCTCGCCCGCGAGAAACAGCTGCCCTTCGACGTATTCCAACTCGATGACGGGTTTCAGGCCGATTTGGGCGACTGGTTGGAGCCGAATCCCCGCTTTGGCCGTCATGCTAAGGAATTGCCCGCGGAGCTCAAAGCCTTGGGTTTCCGGGCGGGCATCTGGATTGCGCCGTTCTTGGTGGGCCCCCACTCGAAGCTGTATGCGGCGCACCCCGAGTGGATGCTCCAGAACGAGGAGGGATACCCCCTGCTGTTCGGCAACAATTGGGGAGGCACGTACGCCACCCTCGACACCACGCATCCGGACGTGCTGACGTGGTTACGCGAGCTCGCAGCGACCATTCGTTCCTGGGGCTACAATTACCTCAAGATCGATTTCTTGTATGGTGCAGCCTTCCCTGGGGTTCGTCATGATGCCAGCGCTTCACGTGCTGAGGCCTACCGTCGCGGACTTCAAGCCATCCGTGACGGGTTTGGGGACGGGTTTATCCTGGGGTGCGGCGCGCCCCTCACACCCAGTATTGGGCTGGTAGACGCCATGCGCACCGGTCCGGACGTCGCGCCGTTCTGGGATGACGAGGCGCGGCGCGTACTGCTGGGAGACGGGGCCGCGCCCAGTGCCCGGAATGCGCTGCATACCGTGCTGGCCCGTTGGTACCAGCATCTGTGGTACCAGAACGACCCGGACGTGATGATCGCCCGCCGCGAACGCAGCTTGCTCAGCGACCAAGAACGCGGCGCTCTGCTGGGCATGCTGGATGTCGCCGGTGGTCTACGCGCCAGCAGTGATCCCATCGCTATGCTTGACGAGTCGGCTCTGGAACTCCTCAAAGCCAGCCTCAGAATCACCACCCCAGACCGCCCGGCGTCCCTCACCGAGCGCAGCGGAGACACCGTCACGCACTTTACCCGCGGCTCTTTCAACCTGCTCGGCGTGCCTGTGCAAGGACTCGCACCACACAGTTTCAGTGGCTACACGTCAGAGAACAGCGTACCGTCACAACCGGTTGAACTCGACCTGCGTGACCCGATCCATGGCTGA
- a CDS encoding alpha-glucosidase/alpha-galactosidase, whose amino-acid sequence MTPPKIALIGAGSTVFAQNLLGDILSFPELANADIRLFDINQQRLDVTEQVAHRVARAVGAQPSVRATTERDRALDGADFVINMIQVGGYQPATVTDFEVPKKYGLRQTIADTLGIGGIMRGLRTIPVLADMSRDMERLCPDTLHLNYVNPMAMNVWGLARLSPRIKTVGLCHSVQHTANELATDLGVPVEEIDFLCAGINHMAFYLKFEHQGQDLYPRLMELAESGQVPAGNRVRYEMLRRLGYFVTESSEHFSEYVPYFIKRGRDDLIEKFNVPLDEYPRRCVSQIGGWEDLRTQLQDPQAPLEVKRSVEYGSLIIHSMVTGQPRVVYGNVMNSPSIGSGKLISNLPDECSVEVPCLVDRQGVQPTRIGRIPPQLAGLMQTNINVQALTVEAIVTGNREHIYHAAMLDPHTSAELDLDQIWALTTELLAQHGDFIPQELQAAD is encoded by the coding sequence ATGACCCCACCCAAAATTGCCCTGATCGGTGCCGGTAGTACTGTGTTTGCGCAGAATCTGCTCGGCGACATCCTCAGCTTTCCGGAACTTGCGAACGCGGACATCCGCCTGTTTGACATTAACCAGCAACGGCTCGACGTTACTGAGCAGGTCGCGCATCGGGTGGCGCGGGCCGTCGGTGCACAGCCCAGTGTCCGTGCTACCACCGAACGTGACCGCGCGCTGGACGGCGCGGATTTCGTGATCAACATGATCCAGGTGGGCGGCTACCAGCCCGCTACCGTCACCGACTTCGAGGTTCCGAAGAAATACGGCCTGCGTCAGACCATCGCGGACACGCTCGGCATCGGCGGCATCATGCGTGGCCTGCGCACTATTCCAGTGCTGGCCGACATGAGCCGTGACATGGAACGCTTGTGTCCGGACACCCTGCACCTGAATTACGTCAACCCCATGGCCATGAATGTCTGGGGCCTTGCCCGTCTCTCCCCGCGGATCAAGACGGTCGGCCTGTGCCACTCCGTGCAGCACACGGCCAACGAACTCGCCACCGATCTCGGCGTTCCTGTAGAAGAGATCGACTTTCTGTGCGCCGGCATCAACCACATGGCCTTCTACCTGAAGTTCGAGCATCAGGGGCAGGACCTGTACCCACGCCTGATGGAACTGGCGGAAAGCGGGCAGGTGCCCGCAGGTAACCGCGTGCGCTACGAGATGCTGCGCCGCCTGGGGTACTTCGTCACGGAGAGCAGCGAGCACTTCAGCGAGTACGTGCCGTATTTCATCAAGCGCGGCCGGGACGACCTGATCGAGAAATTCAACGTGCCTTTGGACGAGTACCCACGCCGCTGCGTCTCACAGATCGGCGGTTGGGAAGACCTGCGGACCCAGTTGCAAGATCCCCAGGCACCCCTGGAAGTCAAGCGCAGCGTGGAGTATGGCTCGTTGATCATTCACAGCATGGTGACGGGTCAGCCACGCGTCGTGTACGGCAATGTCATGAACTCCCCCAGTATCGGCAGCGGCAAACTGATCAGCAACCTGCCGGACGAATGCAGCGTGGAGGTGCCGTGCCTGGTCGACCGGCAGGGCGTCCAGCCCACCCGCATCGGCCGGATTCCCCCGCAGCTTGCAGGTCTGATGCAGACCAACATCAACGTGCAAGCCCTCACCGTCGAGGCGATCGTCACGGGAAACCGCGAGCACATCTACCACGCGGCCATGCTTGATCCGCACACCAGCGCCGAACTCGATCTGGATCAGATCTGGGCATTGACGACCGAGCTCTTGGCTCAGCATGGGGATTTCATTCCACAGGAACTTCAGGCCGCCGACTGA
- a CDS encoding DUF4956 domain-containing protein, which produces MPGLDALQPQIFLLNLAFVLLVTRGLYSRTQQNPNMMFSLLMFGVTIFLVVSVFSGAEISLGFGFGLFAVFGILRYRTGAITTRDLTYLFVVVAMAMINGLSDAPLPTLLLVNATVLVTLLLAQSTLFARPLAALQVDYERVELAPLARRAELLEELRERTGLNILHVQVVSVNYVLDIVRVRVIYRPSPGEQTYSDEL; this is translated from the coding sequence ATGCCCGGTTTAGACGCGTTGCAGCCCCAGATCTTCTTGCTGAACCTCGCCTTTGTCCTGCTGGTGACGCGCGGCCTGTACAGCCGCACCCAGCAGAACCCCAACATGATGTTCAGCCTGCTGATGTTCGGCGTCACCATCTTCTTGGTGGTGTCGGTGTTCTCTGGGGCCGAGATCAGCCTGGGCTTCGGCTTCGGTCTGTTCGCGGTGTTCGGCATCCTGCGTTACCGCACTGGGGCGATCACCACCCGCGACCTGACGTACCTGTTCGTGGTCGTGGCGATGGCGATGATCAACGGCCTGTCGGACGCGCCGCTGCCCACGCTGCTGCTGGTGAACGCGACGGTGCTGGTCACGCTGCTGCTGGCCCAGAGCACGCTGTTCGCCCGGCCGCTGGCCGCCCTGCAAGTGGACTACGAACGGGTCGAGCTGGCCCCGCTGGCCCGCCGTGCCGAACTGCTTGAGGAGTTGCGGGAACGCACCGGCCTGAACATCCTGCATGTCCAGGTGGTGTCGGTCAATTACGTGCTGGACATCGTGCGGGTGCGCGTGATCTACCGGCCTAGCCCCGGCGAACAGACCTACTCCGACGAGCTATAG
- a CDS encoding polyphosphate polymerase domain-containing protein — protein MLSSTPLPTYAPVEPGWLADFAPIGLTELEAAALMDRSEYKFAFPLAQLPELLLAVGGAYRVLSAGGQTVQGYLSRYYDTATFEAYRAQHLARERRHKLRWRLYRSTGASFLEIKRRERGVTRKTRVPAPHPQPTEQAEFLATHAIDPTVLRPVIDVECSRITLVRVHPTPERLTLDLNLRLISPETGECHAFGKVVIAELKCPGALRATYFHGIARQLGLRGGSLSKFGVGCALHYPQLKHNLLLPQLRQLHRLQARNA, from the coding sequence ATGTTGTCGTCTACCCCCTTGCCCACCTATGCCCCGGTGGAGCCCGGCTGGCTCGCTGACTTCGCGCCCATCGGGCTGACCGAGCTGGAGGCGGCGGCCTTGATGGACCGCAGCGAGTACAAGTTCGCCTTCCCGCTGGCGCAGTTGCCCGAGCTGCTGCTGGCTGTGGGCGGGGCCTACCGGGTGCTGAGCGCAGGCGGGCAGACGGTGCAGGGCTACCTCAGCCGCTACTACGATACAGCCACGTTCGAGGCCTACCGCGCGCAGCACCTCGCCCGCGAGCGCCGCCACAAGCTGCGCTGGCGTCTGTACCGCAGCACCGGGGCCAGCTTCCTGGAAATCAAGAGGCGCGAGCGCGGCGTCACCCGCAAGACCCGGGTGCCCGCGCCCCATCCCCAGCCCACCGAACAGGCGGAGTTCCTGGCCACGCACGCCATCGACCCCACCGTGCTGCGTCCCGTCATCGACGTGGAGTGCAGCCGCATTACCCTGGTTCGGGTTCATCCCACGCCTGAGCGGCTGACCCTGGACCTGAACCTGCGGCTGATCTCGCCGGAGACGGGTGAATGCCATGCGTTCGGCAAGGTAGTGATCGCCGAGTTGAAGTGTCCCGGTGCCCTGCGGGCCACGTATTTCCACGGAATCGCCCGGCAACTGGGGCTGCGCGGCGGTAGCCTGAGCAAGTTCGGGGTGGGCTGCGCGCTGCACTATCCGCAGCTCAAGCACAACCTGCTACTGCCGCAACTGCGGCAACTGCACCGCCTCCAGGCCAGGAACGCCTGA
- the phnC gene encoding phosphonate ABC transporter ATP-binding protein yields MLKITNLVKSYGAAEPVLKQLNLTVDQSGVTSIIGSSGAGKSTLLRCINRLIEPTSGSIELNGTDLVRLRGSELRQARRQIGMVFQSFNLVDRLSVMENVLSGRLGYVSFYQALSRRFPQDDIDRAYHLLERVGLENFVNKRADALSGGQRQRVGVVRALMQNPKILLADEPTASLDPVTSEQIMRLFQELAEELTLPVLINIHNVEQAKLYSQRIVGLRHGRIMFDGLPQDLDDRQLERIYQGLLPAGQETTLEKAGSARPAGM; encoded by the coding sequence ATGCTAAAGATCACCAACCTGGTGAAGAGCTACGGCGCCGCTGAGCCCGTGCTCAAACAACTCAACCTCACCGTCGACCAGAGCGGGGTCACCTCGATCATCGGCTCTTCAGGGGCAGGTAAAAGCACCCTCCTGCGCTGCATCAATCGTTTAATCGAACCCACCTCCGGCTCCATCGAACTCAACGGCACTGACCTCGTCCGACTCCGCGGCTCCGAACTACGCCAGGCACGTCGGCAGATCGGCATGGTATTCCAGAGCTTCAACTTGGTCGACCGTCTGAGCGTCATGGAGAACGTCCTCTCCGGGCGACTCGGTTACGTCAGTTTCTACCAGGCACTGTCCAGGCGCTTCCCACAAGACGACATCGACCGAGCGTACCACCTGCTCGAACGGGTTGGCCTCGAGAATTTCGTCAACAAGCGCGCGGACGCGTTGTCCGGAGGGCAACGTCAACGCGTCGGTGTCGTGCGAGCCCTGATGCAGAACCCCAAGATCCTCCTCGCAGACGAACCCACCGCTTCCCTCGACCCCGTCACCTCCGAGCAAATCATGCGACTGTTCCAGGAGCTGGCTGAGGAACTCACGCTACCAGTTCTGATCAACATCCACAACGTCGAGCAGGCCAAGCTGTACTCCCAACGCATCGTGGGCCTGCGGCATGGTCGCATCATGTTCGACGGTCTACCCCAGGATCTGGATGACCGGCAGCTCGAACGAATCTACCAGGGTCTTCTTCCTGCCGGTCAGGAAACCACTCTCGAAAAAGCGGGTAGCGCGCGCCCTGCGGGAATGTGA
- a CDS encoding HAD-IIA family hydrolase produces MPNPEYTQLILDLDGTVYLDGLPIGRVIEQINTLAARGVNVTVLTNNTSVSKSDYVSKLQRLGLNVRLEQIITPAEVAGSYLREHHGPNPRGFVLGTPALRRQLSDNHGIVHTDAAAQFVLLSFDRTLNYPKLQRAAELINAGVPYYLTNIDVNCPTRDGPIPDCGSFARMLEDVTGVQPLTHFGKPGEVMAAYLKQNVAEKALLAGDRLYTDIELGVRMGVDTLLVFSGETKAEDLPDSSIQPRHTALTLEAFLADYFDLR; encoded by the coding sequence ATGCCTAATCCCGAGTACACCCAGCTCATCCTCGACCTGGACGGCACCGTCTACCTGGACGGCCTGCCCATCGGCCGGGTGATCGAGCAGATCAACACCCTGGCCGCGCGGGGCGTCAACGTAACTGTCCTCACCAACAACACCAGTGTCAGCAAGAGCGACTACGTCAGCAAACTCCAACGCCTGGGCTTGAACGTCCGGCTCGAACAGATCATCACACCCGCCGAGGTGGCCGGATCGTACCTGCGCGAACACCACGGTCCAAATCCACGCGGCTTCGTGTTAGGCACGCCCGCCCTGCGCCGGCAGCTGAGTGACAATCACGGGATCGTGCACACCGACGCCGCCGCGCAGTTCGTGCTGCTCAGCTTCGACCGCACCCTCAACTACCCTAAACTGCAGCGCGCCGCCGAGCTGATCAATGCAGGTGTACCGTACTACCTCACCAACATCGACGTGAACTGTCCTACCCGCGACGGCCCGATTCCCGACTGCGGATCTTTTGCGCGGATGCTGGAAGACGTCACTGGTGTCCAACCGCTTACCCACTTCGGCAAGCCTGGGGAAGTCATGGCCGCCTACCTGAAGCAGAACGTGGCGGAGAAGGCGCTGCTTGCCGGCGACCGCCTCTACACCGATATCGAGCTGGGCGTGCGGATGGGCGTCGACACGCTGCTGGTGTTCTCTGGCGAGACGAAAGCCGAGGACCTGCCCGACTCCAGTATCCAGCCGCGGCACACTGCCCTCACCCTCGAGGCGTTCCTGGCGGATTACTTCGACTTGCGCTGA